In one window of Arthrobacter pascens DNA:
- a CDS encoding DUF1801 domain-containing protein, protein MFTKKGDAAVLSKLSEAPAEYREIGERLHRIIRESAPSLEPIVRWGLPFYVKDGKDICYIKPDKDFIAFGFGEVVNPAREEGAHMHPVAWNITSLDAATEAKIRALVEKAAA, encoded by the coding sequence ATGTTCACGAAGAAGGGTGACGCGGCTGTTCTCAGCAAACTCAGCGAAGCCCCCGCAGAGTATCGGGAAATTGGGGAACGCCTGCATCGCATCATCCGGGAGAGCGCGCCCTCGTTAGAACCGATCGTCCGCTGGGGACTCCCGTTCTATGTGAAGGACGGCAAGGACATCTGCTACATCAAACCGGATAAGGACTTCATCGCGTTCGGTTTTGGCGAAGTTGTGAACCCCGCACGTGAGGAAGGCGCCCATATGCACCCGGTCGCTTGGAATATCACCTCGCTGGATGCTGCAACGGAGGCCAAGATTCGCGCGCTCGTCGAGAAAGCCGCTGCCTGA
- a CDS encoding NADP-dependent oxidoreductase yields the protein MKAVQFTEYGGPEVLKLVDVEEPHAGPGQIRVAVRAAGVNSFDWKIRRGALAAVMPMSFPAGVGLDASGIVDEVGDGVQGTAVGEEVFGSVPINPSSTGAAAQYAVLAEWAKKPESLSFEEAAGYPMSTETARRALNVLPLETGQTLLVNGAAGGVGLSAVQFALAAEATVIGTASEGHHEYLRSLGAIPTTYGPGLVDRVRELAPSGVDVALDAVGSGILPELIELTGSADRVITTADNRAAEYGVRLTGGIGPDRAPQARTEAAALFEQGKFRLPVEETFSLENVAAAHAKSEQGHVLGKFIVTV from the coding sequence ATGAAAGCTGTCCAATTCACCGAGTATGGCGGGCCGGAGGTCCTCAAGCTCGTCGACGTAGAGGAACCGCACGCCGGGCCTGGCCAGATCCGTGTGGCCGTTCGTGCGGCAGGCGTCAATAGCTTCGACTGGAAGATTCGACGCGGGGCACTGGCAGCCGTCATGCCGATGAGTTTTCCTGCCGGAGTGGGGCTGGATGCATCGGGAATCGTGGACGAGGTCGGCGACGGTGTGCAGGGAACTGCAGTCGGTGAGGAGGTCTTCGGCAGCGTCCCCATTAACCCCTCCTCCACCGGCGCGGCGGCCCAGTACGCGGTGTTGGCCGAGTGGGCGAAGAAGCCGGAGAGTCTCTCCTTTGAAGAGGCTGCCGGGTATCCGATGTCGACCGAAACGGCGCGCCGGGCGTTGAACGTGTTGCCCCTGGAGACCGGTCAGACCCTCCTTGTCAATGGAGCCGCTGGCGGTGTGGGCCTGTCCGCCGTCCAATTCGCCCTCGCCGCCGAAGCCACTGTGATCGGCACGGCCAGTGAGGGGCATCACGAGTATTTGCGCTCCCTCGGTGCGATCCCGACGACGTACGGCCCCGGTCTGGTTGACCGGGTGCGGGAGCTTGCCCCGAGCGGAGTCGATGTCGCCCTCGACGCGGTGGGCTCCGGGATCCTGCCGGAGCTCATTGAGCTCACAGGCAGTGCCGACAGGGTTATCACCACCGCCGACAACCGGGCCGCCGAGTATGGCGTGCGGCTCACTGGCGGAATAGGCCCGGACCGTGCGCCGCAAGCACGCACCGAAGCGGCTGCGCTATTCGAGCAGGGAAAGTTTCGCCTGCCGGTCGAGGAAACCTTTTCGTTGGAAAATGTCGCGGCCGCGCACGCGAAAAGCGAACAGGGCCACGTGCTGGGCAAATTCATCGTGACTGTGTAA
- a CDS encoding Gfo/Idh/MocA family protein, whose amino-acid sequence MRTYKVAIVGTGGIAAVHADNLARTGGRAELVAACDVDESRLQAFGDQHNISGRYLGLTELLAEAKPDIVHLCTPPMLHIDQAIECLEAGAHVLSEKPPALSLADFDRLETAQAKGGAQFSCVFQHRFGDASAAARSLIGAGDFGRPLVARCDTLWYRPDSYWDVPWRGTWAAEGGGPTMGHGIHQFDLLLHLLGPWEEVTALASRQARATSTEDLSVAIVRFANGAVATVTNSLLSPRETSDIRVDCEFATVELSHLYGYGSNDWTITAAPGHEDPVRNAWESQPLELGSGHSAQFLAMYDALDAGQPLPAGADSARQTLEFAAAIYASAFTGKTVRRGEIVPGHTFYSGMDGDGLGTRVLNSTATAATAVA is encoded by the coding sequence ATGCGGACGTACAAAGTGGCCATTGTGGGAACAGGCGGGATTGCGGCGGTGCATGCTGACAATCTGGCCCGGACCGGCGGCCGGGCGGAGCTGGTGGCCGCCTGCGATGTGGATGAGTCCAGGCTGCAGGCCTTCGGCGACCAGCACAACATTTCGGGCCGCTACCTGGGCCTCACAGAGCTGCTGGCGGAGGCGAAGCCGGACATCGTGCACCTGTGCACCCCGCCGATGCTGCACATTGACCAGGCCATCGAGTGCCTGGAAGCCGGCGCCCACGTCCTCTCCGAGAAGCCGCCGGCCCTGTCCCTGGCCGACTTCGACAGGCTGGAAACGGCGCAGGCAAAAGGCGGAGCGCAGTTCTCCTGCGTCTTTCAGCACCGGTTCGGGGATGCCTCGGCCGCTGCCCGCTCCCTGATCGGCGCCGGCGATTTCGGCCGTCCGCTCGTGGCGCGCTGCGATACCCTCTGGTATCGCCCCGACAGTTACTGGGATGTGCCGTGGCGCGGCACCTGGGCAGCCGAAGGCGGCGGTCCCACCATGGGCCACGGCATCCACCAGTTCGATCTCCTGCTCCATCTGCTGGGACCGTGGGAGGAGGTGACGGCCCTTGCCTCGCGGCAGGCGCGGGCCACCTCCACCGAGGATCTGTCCGTGGCAATTGTGCGCTTCGCCAACGGCGCTGTAGCCACCGTCACCAACTCGCTGCTGTCCCCGCGGGAGACCTCGGACATCCGGGTCGACTGCGAGTTCGCCACCGTGGAGCTCAGCCACCTGTACGGGTACGGCAGCAACGACTGGACCATCACTGCCGCGCCGGGTCATGAGGATCCGGTCCGGAATGCGTGGGAAAGCCAACCGCTGGAACTGGGCAGCGGCCACTCCGCCCAGTTCCTGGCCATGTATGACGCGCTCGACGCCGGACAGCCGCTTCCAGCCGGGGCGGACTCGGCCCGGCAGACGCTGGAGTTCGCTGCCGCCATCTACGCCTCCGCCTTCACGGGCAAAACCGTGCGCCGGGGAGAGATTGTCCCCGGCCACACCTTTTACTCAGGCATGGACGGCGACGGCCTGGGAACCCGGGTCCTGAATTCAACAGCCACTGCCGCCACCGCCGTCGCCTGA
- a CDS encoding dihydrofolate reductase family protein produces MGKVSVTNNVSLDGVMQAPGRPDEDTRGGFDRGGWAVPYTDPVMAGAMAEGMSRPGVLLLGRRTYEDFAGYWPQQKDNPYTEVLDNTWKYVASNTLTEPLPWKNSTLLTGDAADAVAELKNQPGPDIAILGSGELIQSLRRRNLIDEYVLLIYPLILGAGRRLFPDGAPPSGLRLTNSLTTTTGVVIATYQTA; encoded by the coding sequence ATGGGAAAAGTATCCGTCACCAACAATGTCTCGCTGGACGGCGTGATGCAGGCCCCCGGCAGGCCCGACGAGGATACCCGCGGGGGCTTCGACCGCGGCGGCTGGGCGGTGCCCTACACAGATCCCGTCATGGCCGGCGCCATGGCGGAAGGAATGTCGCGGCCGGGCGTCCTCCTGTTGGGGAGGCGCACCTATGAGGATTTCGCAGGCTACTGGCCGCAGCAAAAAGACAATCCCTATACGGAAGTCCTGGACAACACCTGGAAATACGTCGCCTCGAACACGCTGACAGAACCGTTGCCCTGGAAGAACTCCACCCTCCTCACCGGTGACGCGGCAGATGCGGTGGCCGAACTGAAGAACCAGCCCGGGCCGGACATTGCCATCCTCGGCAGCGGGGAACTCATCCAGTCGCTGAGGCGCCGGAATCTCATCGACGAGTACGTGCTCCTCATCTATCCGCTAATTCTCGGAGCGGGCCGCCGCCTGTTCCCTGACGGGGCGCCGCCGTCGGGGCTCCGGCTCACCAACAGCCTGACGACGACCACCGGCGTCGTGATCGCCACGTATCAGACAGCGTGA
- a CDS encoding beta-glucosidase family protein, with amino-acid sequence MSSVAQNEVLPRDAGQDAVERLVREMTLEEKAAQLVGVWVNASTDGDSVAPLQSQLAGDDRSWDEVISRGLGQITRMYGTTPLEPVEGARRLAAAQEQIMAASRFGIPAQVHEECLAGLAAWKATAFPVPLAWGATFNPDLVRMMAGRIAAGMRSLGVHQGLAPVLDVVRDLRWGRVEETIGEDPYLVGTVATAYVQGLESAGIVATLKHFVGYSASRAGRNHAPVSMGPRELADVMLPPFEMAIRHGGARSVMHAYTDIDGVPAAANPALLTTLLRDEWGFTGTVVADYFGVAFLHHTHGVAADAGDAAVLALQAGVDVELPTVNCFGEPLLQRVRDGALDESVIDTALRRVLRQKLEAGLLSPGFQPAPPALAGGQVDLDPPGNRDLARLVAGQSLVLLSNRTFDGGPALPLLPGGQGSLGIVGPLAEDPFAMLGCYSFDAHVGASHPDVPMGISVPTVAGAASARFGTVHSSVTGTCEAASEEQVLEACRVASEVDTCVIVVGDNAGLFGRGTSGEGNDAADLRLPGDQHPMLDRILAAASGAGTRTVLVVLSGRPYALGDFAERADAIIQGFFPGEEGAEALWDVLTGVVNPSGKLPVSIPRTPGGQPGTYLHSRLAGPSEVSALDPSPLYGFGHGGSYTTFGFSDHHCSSRSIPTSGAVTIGCTVTNTGVLAGAEVVQLYLEDPVGEVVRPVRELIGYTRVELAAGASAAVEFTVHADRTSFTGLGMERIVAPGLVKLHVSTSSTTDVHTHDVILDGERRVVGFQREMLTPARVTPSSSAARGAASEAPRSQ; translated from the coding sequence GTGAGCAGCGTTGCCCAGAATGAAGTTCTGCCCCGCGATGCCGGTCAGGACGCCGTCGAACGCCTGGTGCGGGAGATGACCCTGGAGGAAAAAGCAGCCCAGCTGGTGGGCGTCTGGGTGAATGCCTCGACCGACGGCGACTCGGTTGCGCCGCTGCAAAGCCAGCTGGCCGGCGATGACCGGTCCTGGGATGAGGTCATCTCCCGGGGCCTGGGGCAGATTACCAGGATGTACGGGACAACACCGCTGGAACCCGTGGAGGGTGCACGGCGCCTGGCGGCGGCCCAGGAACAGATTATGGCAGCCTCCCGCTTCGGCATTCCTGCCCAGGTGCACGAGGAATGCCTGGCCGGCCTCGCCGCCTGGAAAGCCACAGCATTCCCTGTGCCGCTCGCCTGGGGCGCCACGTTCAACCCTGACCTGGTGCGCATGATGGCCGGAAGGATCGCTGCCGGCATGCGTTCACTGGGCGTGCACCAGGGCCTGGCGCCCGTGCTGGATGTGGTCCGGGACCTGCGCTGGGGCCGGGTGGAGGAGACCATCGGCGAGGATCCTTATCTGGTGGGCACTGTGGCCACCGCCTACGTCCAGGGCCTGGAGTCCGCGGGAATCGTAGCCACGCTTAAGCACTTTGTGGGCTACTCGGCCTCCCGCGCCGGCCGCAACCACGCGCCTGTCTCCATGGGTCCGCGCGAACTGGCCGACGTCATGCTGCCGCCTTTCGAGATGGCCATCAGGCACGGCGGGGCCCGGTCGGTGATGCACGCGTACACCGACATCGACGGCGTCCCGGCCGCGGCCAACCCCGCCCTGCTCACTACGCTTTTGCGGGACGAATGGGGCTTCACCGGAACTGTGGTCGCCGACTACTTCGGCGTGGCCTTCCTCCACCACACCCACGGCGTGGCGGCCGACGCGGGCGATGCCGCGGTGCTGGCACTGCAGGCGGGGGTCGACGTCGAACTTCCCACCGTGAACTGCTTCGGCGAGCCGCTGCTCCAGCGCGTCCGCGACGGCGCACTGGACGAATCGGTCATTGATACCGCGCTGCGCCGGGTCTTGCGGCAGAAGCTGGAAGCCGGGCTCCTCTCCCCCGGCTTCCAGCCTGCCCCGCCTGCCCTGGCCGGCGGCCAGGTCGATCTGGATCCGCCTGGGAACCGTGATCTCGCCCGGCTCGTGGCGGGGCAGTCCCTGGTGCTGTTGAGCAACAGGACGTTCGACGGCGGTCCGGCGCTTCCGCTGCTCCCCGGAGGTCAGGGTTCACTGGGCATTGTGGGCCCGCTGGCCGAGGATCCGTTTGCCATGCTGGGCTGCTATTCCTTCGACGCGCATGTCGGAGCGTCGCACCCGGACGTGCCCATGGGCATTTCGGTGCCCACCGTCGCCGGGGCCGCTTCGGCGCGGTTTGGCACCGTCCACAGTTCGGTGACGGGCACCTGCGAGGCGGCCAGCGAGGAACAGGTCCTGGAGGCCTGCCGGGTTGCTTCCGAGGTGGATACCTGCGTGATCGTCGTGGGTGACAATGCGGGGCTGTTCGGCCGCGGAACCTCCGGCGAGGGCAACGATGCCGCCGATCTCCGCCTCCCCGGCGACCAGCACCCCATGCTGGACCGGATCCTTGCGGCTGCGTCCGGCGCCGGCACCCGTACCGTCCTGGTGGTCCTCAGCGGCCGGCCCTACGCGCTCGGGGATTTCGCCGAACGGGCCGACGCCATCATTCAGGGGTTCTTTCCCGGCGAGGAGGGTGCCGAGGCGCTCTGGGACGTGCTCACCGGCGTCGTCAATCCATCCGGCAAACTTCCGGTGTCCATCCCCCGGACCCCGGGCGGGCAGCCTGGCACCTACCTGCACAGCAGGCTGGCGGGCCCTTCAGAGGTCAGCGCTCTTGACCCGTCACCCCTGTACGGCTTCGGCCACGGCGGCTCGTACACCACCTTCGGCTTCTCGGACCATCATTGCAGCAGCCGCTCCATCCCGACGTCGGGCGCCGTCACCATCGGCTGCACTGTCACCAACACGGGCGTGCTGGCTGGCGCCGAGGTAGTGCAGCTGTACCTCGAGGACCCGGTGGGCGAGGTGGTCCGCCCGGTCCGGGAGCTGATCGGCTACACCCGGGTGGAACTGGCCGCCGGTGCCTCCGCCGCCGTGGAGTTCACCGTGCACGCCGACCGCACGTCCTTCACCGGGCTGGGGATGGAACGCATCGTGGCGCCCGGACTCGTGAAGCTGCACGTGTCGACGTCGAGCACCACCGACGTGCATACGCACGACGTGATCCTGGACGGTGAGCGCCGGGTGGTGGGGTTTCAGCGGGAGATGCTGACGCCGGCCAGGGTCACGCCCAGCTCGTCCGCCGCGCGTGGCGCCGCCTCCGAAGCTCCACGTAGCCAGTGA
- a CDS encoding MFS transporter produces the protein MSTMFQALEDRSYRLWAGGALVSNVGTWMQRVAQDWLVLTVLTNHSGTAVGITTFLQFLPMLLLGPYGGVLADRYRKRVILLWTQSAMGLCGLAVGLLVVTGSAQLWHAYLTALCLGLASAVDGPTRLAFVSELVGQDKVANAVALNSASFNTARLTGPAIAGVLIAWVGTGPVFLLNAASFAAVIIALTRIRAAESAPSAQAPRGKRQVAEGLGYVRRRPDLVLILVLVGILGAFGMNFPITNALMSTTEFGMGPGEFGLLGSIMAVGTLAGALLAARRDRPRLRFLLGGALGLGFFTLIGSVSPSFWLYAAVLIPVGLASMTFLNSCNTSIQLTVDPRFRGRVLALSLAVLQGGTALGAPLMGWIGTELGARWAVAASGTIVLLTGLCAVTVVARRSRLTFREQLRTALPRKRESVA, from the coding sequence ATGAGCACGATGTTCCAGGCACTGGAGGACCGCAGCTACCGCTTGTGGGCCGGCGGGGCCCTGGTGTCCAACGTTGGCACCTGGATGCAGAGGGTGGCGCAGGACTGGCTGGTACTGACCGTCCTCACCAACCATTCAGGCACCGCCGTCGGCATCACTACGTTTCTCCAGTTCCTTCCGATGCTGCTGCTCGGCCCCTACGGGGGCGTCCTCGCCGACCGTTACCGCAAACGCGTGATCCTGCTGTGGACGCAGTCGGCAATGGGCCTGTGCGGGCTGGCCGTTGGGCTCCTGGTGGTGACCGGTTCAGCGCAGCTGTGGCATGCCTATCTGACTGCCCTCTGCCTCGGACTGGCCAGCGCCGTTGACGGACCCACACGCCTGGCCTTCGTTTCCGAACTCGTGGGCCAGGACAAGGTAGCCAATGCAGTGGCACTGAATTCTGCTTCTTTCAACACCGCCCGGCTCACAGGTCCTGCCATCGCTGGCGTGCTCATTGCCTGGGTCGGCACCGGCCCCGTGTTTCTGCTGAATGCAGCCAGCTTCGCGGCCGTCATTATCGCGCTGACACGGATCCGGGCAGCGGAGTCTGCCCCGTCCGCTCAGGCACCCCGAGGCAAACGCCAGGTCGCGGAGGGCCTGGGCTACGTGCGCCGCCGGCCCGACCTGGTGCTGATCCTTGTCCTGGTGGGCATCCTTGGGGCCTTCGGCATGAATTTCCCCATCACCAATGCCCTGATGTCCACGACGGAATTCGGGATGGGGCCCGGGGAATTCGGGCTCCTGGGCTCGATCATGGCCGTGGGAACACTGGCCGGCGCGCTGCTCGCCGCCCGCAGGGACCGTCCCAGGCTGCGTTTCCTTCTTGGCGGGGCCCTGGGGTTGGGCTTCTTCACCCTCATTGGCAGCGTGTCGCCGTCGTTCTGGTTGTACGCGGCGGTCCTGATACCCGTCGGCCTGGCATCAATGACATTCCTGAACAGCTGTAATACGAGCATCCAGCTCACCGTGGACCCGCGGTTCCGCGGACGGGTGCTTGCCCTGTCCCTGGCCGTCCTTCAGGGCGGGACCGCCCTGGGGGCGCCCCTCATGGGCTGGATCGGCACCGAACTCGGCGCGCGCTGGGCCGTGGCCGCCAGCGGAACGATTGTCTTGCTGACCGGCCTGTGCGCGGTGACAGTTGTCGCCCGAAGAAGCCGGCTGACCTTCCGGGAGCAGCTTCGGACCGCGCTCCCCCGGAAGCGCGAATCCGTCGCCTGA
- a CDS encoding VOC family protein has protein sequence MLKDLEIMAVLPAKDINRAKDFYRDKLGLEPSETPEDDSLMYRAGKGTSFLVYQTENAGSAKNTQMGWETDNIEREMEELRGRGVVFEEYDFPGLKTENGVATNDWGKAAWFLDSEGNILNISQRS, from the coding sequence ATGCTCAAGGACTTAGAGATCATGGCTGTCCTCCCCGCGAAGGACATCAACAGGGCGAAGGATTTCTATCGGGACAAGCTGGGGTTGGAGCCTTCCGAAACCCCTGAGGACGACAGCCTGATGTACCGCGCAGGCAAGGGGACGAGCTTCCTCGTTTACCAGACAGAGAATGCAGGTTCAGCCAAAAACACTCAGATGGGCTGGGAGACGGACAACATCGAACGCGAGATGGAGGAACTGCGGGGCCGCGGCGTCGTTTTCGAAGAGTACGACTTTCCCGGCCTGAAGACGGAGAACGGCGTTGCCACCAATGACTGGGGGAAAGCCGCCTGGTTCCTGGACAGCGAGGGGAATATTCTCAATATCTCCCAGCGCAGCTAA
- a CDS encoding LacI family DNA-binding transcriptional regulator — MVSKQDVGRATISEIAREAGVSVPTVSKVLNGRAHVATATRARVEEIIARRDYARRPAKRSKKAGLIDLVFPGLGSEWALEIIEGVERVAQDAGYGTVVSSLSMDGSRIRPWLANLAERKSDGLLMAVYELDAKQIQRIKSLGIPVVLIDPVGQPGPDLMTVGAANWEGAHAATEYLLQLGHRRIGMIGGREDLQCSSAREDGYISALRRAGVRVDPELMVPGDFSTEAGEAGTRKLLELAERPTAIFTGNDAQALGAYRAARAAGLRIPQDLSIVGFDDIPAAEWIEPGLTTIRHPVVQMAETAMRALLRHLDGDEELPQRIELGTELVVRGSTAAPSTPPL, encoded by the coding sequence GTGGTGAGCAAACAGGACGTCGGGCGGGCGACGATCAGCGAGATTGCCCGGGAGGCCGGCGTCTCGGTTCCCACCGTTTCCAAAGTGCTGAACGGCCGTGCCCATGTTGCGACGGCCACAAGGGCCCGGGTGGAGGAGATCATCGCCAGGCGGGACTATGCCCGCCGCCCGGCGAAGCGGAGCAAGAAGGCCGGCCTGATCGATCTGGTGTTCCCCGGGCTGGGTTCGGAGTGGGCGCTGGAGATCATCGAAGGCGTGGAGCGCGTGGCGCAGGATGCCGGGTACGGCACGGTAGTGAGCAGCTTGTCCATGGACGGCTCGCGGATCAGGCCCTGGCTGGCGAACCTTGCCGAGCGGAAGTCGGACGGGCTGCTGATGGCGGTCTATGAACTCGACGCCAAGCAGATCCAGCGGATCAAGTCGCTGGGGATCCCGGTGGTGCTCATTGACCCGGTGGGCCAGCCCGGCCCTGATCTGATGACGGTGGGGGCCGCGAACTGGGAGGGCGCCCACGCGGCGACGGAATACCTTCTGCAGCTGGGCCACCGGCGGATCGGCATGATCGGCGGCCGCGAGGACCTGCAGTGCAGCAGTGCCCGCGAGGACGGGTACATTTCCGCGCTGCGCCGCGCCGGGGTCAGGGTGGATCCGGAACTGATGGTTCCGGGCGACTTCTCAACTGAGGCGGGCGAGGCCGGAACCCGGAAATTACTGGAGCTGGCCGAAAGGCCCACCGCGATTTTCACGGGCAACGACGCCCAGGCCCTGGGTGCGTACCGGGCTGCGCGCGCGGCCGGCCTCCGTATTCCGCAGGATTTGTCCATCGTTGGCTTTGACGACATTCCAGCGGCTGAGTGGATCGAGCCCGGGCTGACCACCATCCGCCATCCTGTGGTCCAGATGGCGGAGACCGCGATGCGCGCCCTGCTCCGGCACCTGGACGGGGACGAGGAACTGCCGCAGCGGATCGAGCTCGGGACGGAGCTGGTGGTGCGGGGGTCGACGGCGGCACCGAGCACCCCGCCATTGTGA
- a CDS encoding cupin domain-containing protein, whose product MGTTFPGATAVSEISIYNWPGQDGAAGGAPHLHTASTEAYVVLAGTGRLETLDSRGFTSTLLAPGAVVWFTPGTVHRAINDSGDLKVLVVMQNAGLPENGDAVMTFPQEHLADAEAYRRAAVLELRDADAGLAAGEDAARRRRDLALEGYLALKEAVLASGPAALAGFHAAAARLVSSKAGRWAEFLSEGAEQQAETTRKQLRSLEAAESFYLQDARTIMGKRNTSRIYGMCGRIQAWELSETD is encoded by the coding sequence GTGGGCACCACGTTTCCCGGAGCCACCGCCGTGTCCGAGATCAGCATCTACAACTGGCCGGGCCAGGACGGTGCCGCCGGTGGCGCACCGCATTTGCACACCGCATCCACCGAGGCCTATGTGGTGCTGGCGGGCACCGGCCGGCTGGAGACGCTGGACTCGCGCGGGTTCACGTCCACACTGCTGGCGCCGGGAGCCGTGGTGTGGTTCACCCCCGGCACAGTGCACCGGGCCATCAACGATTCGGGCGACCTGAAGGTCCTGGTGGTCATGCAGAACGCCGGGCTGCCGGAAAACGGCGACGCCGTGATGACCTTCCCGCAGGAGCACCTCGCCGACGCTGAGGCGTACCGCCGCGCGGCGGTGCTTGAACTCCGGGACGCCGACGCCGGACTGGCGGCAGGCGAGGACGCCGCCCGCCGTCGTCGTGATCTGGCACTCGAAGGGTACCTGGCGCTGAAGGAGGCCGTCCTGGCATCCGGCCCCGCCGCCCTGGCAGGTTTCCATGCTGCGGCGGCGCGGCTGGTCAGTTCCAAGGCCGGGAGGTGGGCGGAATTCCTGTCCGAAGGAGCGGAGCAGCAGGCCGAAACCACCCGGAAGCAGTTGCGTTCTCTGGAAGCGGCCGAAAGTTTCTATCTGCAGGATGCGCGGACTATCATGGGAAAACGGAATACCAGCAGGATTTACGGCATGTGCGGCCGGATCCAGGCTTGGGAACTTTCCGAAACCGATTAG
- a CDS encoding iron chaperone — MGSVDDSLADLPEPERGCLQRVIDTARALVPEAVEGMSYGMPALKLEGKPLIGVVAAAKHLSIFPFSPAVIDAVAGRLEGYSLSKGTIRFTPDHPVPDDVLEDIVLLRRAEILK, encoded by the coding sequence ATGGGTTCCGTTGACGATTCCTTGGCCGATCTGCCTGAGCCCGAACGCGGATGCCTGCAGCGCGTCATAGACACTGCCCGGGCCTTGGTGCCGGAGGCTGTGGAGGGGATGAGCTACGGGATGCCTGCCCTGAAGTTAGAGGGCAAGCCCCTCATCGGTGTCGTGGCGGCGGCCAAGCACCTCTCCATCTTTCCGTTTTCCCCTGCGGTGATTGACGCCGTCGCCGGCAGGCTTGAGGGATACTCCCTGTCCAAGGGGACCATCCGTTTCACGCCGGACCACCCTGTCCCGGACGACGTGCTGGAGGACATCGTCCTACTGCGCCGCGCGGAGATCCTGAAGTAG
- a CDS encoding PmoA family protein: MTSPVATDSAATDPALHQAAVHQTAVQQTAVEQTELSYSDDGTALVFSAGSQQIARYTYRPADDQYESPRPFFHPLTTLDGDEVTISRPWDHVWHKGLSWALPNVGEHNFWGGATYTRATGYANLDNNGAMKHRAFTAINDSGAGITASEVLHWSGQDGRPVIAEQRRFNVRLLDVPGRPAAGWVLLFETEMHNISGAEIGIGSPTTEGRDNAGYGGLFWRGPRSFTGGEFRSGQGAGGDELMGSRSPWIAFTGQHDVTCRFSSIMFVEDGANPGAPNQWFARSSMFACLGSAPFFSEVVPLSEGAPLTYRYAVVIADGSLDEGFAGALAGAARAALDSWT; this comes from the coding sequence ATGACCAGCCCTGTCGCAACCGATTCCGCTGCTACCGATCCCGCCCTGCACCAAGCCGCCGTGCACCAAACCGCCGTGCAACAAACCGCCGTGGAACAAACAGAGCTGAGCTATTCCGACGACGGCACCGCCCTGGTCTTCTCGGCCGGCAGCCAGCAGATTGCCAGGTACACCTACCGGCCCGCGGATGACCAGTATGAGAGCCCGCGGCCGTTCTTCCACCCGCTCACCACCCTGGACGGCGACGAGGTGACCATTTCCCGGCCCTGGGACCATGTGTGGCACAAGGGCCTCTCTTGGGCGCTGCCCAATGTAGGGGAGCACAACTTCTGGGGCGGCGCCACGTACACCCGGGCCACGGGCTACGCCAACCTGGACAACAACGGCGCCATGAAGCATCGGGCGTTCACGGCGATCAATGATTCCGGTGCCGGGATCACGGCGTCGGAAGTCCTGCACTGGTCCGGCCAGGACGGCCGGCCGGTGATAGCCGAGCAGCGCCGTTTCAACGTCCGGCTGCTGGATGTTCCCGGCAGGCCCGCGGCCGGCTGGGTGCTTTTGTTCGAGACGGAGATGCACAACATCTCCGGCGCCGAGATCGGGATCGGCAGCCCCACCACGGAGGGCAGGGACAACGCCGGCTACGGCGGACTGTTCTGGCGCGGACCGCGGTCCTTCACGGGAGGCGAATTCCGCTCCGGGCAGGGCGCCGGCGGGGACGAGCTCATGGGCAGCCGGTCGCCGTGGATCGCCTTCACAGGCCAGCATGATGTGACCTGCCGCTTCTCTTCGATCATGTTCGTGGAGGACGGCGCCAACCCCGGGGCGCCGAATCAGTGGTTCGCCCGCTCATCGATGTTCGCCTGCCTGGGTTCCGCGCCGTTCTTCAGTGAGGTGGTGCCCCTGAGTGAAGGCGCGCCGCTGACGTACCGGTACGCCGTGGTAATCGCGGACGGGAGCCTGGATGAAGGCTTCGCCGGGGCGCTCGCCGGCGCCGCCCGGGCCGCGCTGGACAGCTGGACCTGA